The region TTCTGCAGCGCGGCGCGGTTGCTTTCGACGGCCGTGCGCGCATCGAGCAGCTGGCGCGTCATGATGTTGAACGACTGCGTCAACGTGCCCAGCTCGTCCTTGGAAGCGACGATGGGGCGCGGCGACAGGTCGCCCTCGGCCACGGCGCGCGTGCCTTCGGCCAGCAGCAGCAAGGGCTGCGCCAGGTTGCCGGCGATCAGGAAGGCGCTGCCGATGGCGCCAAAGATGGCCAGCAGCAAGGTCAAGGTGAGGATTTCCATGTACATCTTGCGCAGGCCCACGCGCGCGACGAAACGCTCCTTGTATTCGCTGTAGGCGGCGCGCAGCATCTCGCCGTTGGTGGCCAGCTTGGGCGGCACCGATTGCAGCAATTGCAGGTAGCGGGGCGACACGGACGGTCCCGGCACGACCACCAGCACGCGCAAGCGCAGGCCGGCGGCCGCGTCGACGCCCGCGGGCGGCCCGGCGCGGATGCCGCCGCCGCCCGATTCCATGCTGTCGTCATGCAATTCCAGCCCGCCTTCGGCGGAGGCATAGCCGGCCGGCAAGGCCGCCTGCGCCAGCATGGCCGGCGTCGGCAAGTCGGCCGCGCTGTGCGGGCCGGCACTGGCCAGCAGGACGCCGTCGCCGCTGACGATCATGACATTTTGCATGCCCTCTTCGCGCAGCAGGCTCGTCAGTACCGCCGGACCGGCCACCGGGTCGCTGCCCAGCTCCTCGACGGCCTTGTGGCCACGGTGGTCGAGCTCGACCAGGGCCGCATCGAGGCCGGCGCGGCCCAGTTCCAGGCCCGACTCGAGCGCCGCTTCAATCTTGACGTTGAACCACGATTCGATCGAATGGGAAACGAATTGCACGGAGACGAGGAAAATCACGAGGCCGGGCAGGATGCCGACGGCGGCGAACAGCATCACCAGGCGCATCATCAGCTTGGAGCCGAACTTGCCGCTCTTGTAGCGGGCATACAGGCGGCCCAGCGAAATGCCGACCAGCGCCAGCAGGGACACGGCCACGGCGGCGTTCAGGCCCAGCAGCCAGGTGTAGTAGCGGTCGAAGAAGCCGGAATTATCGGAAGCCGAGGCCAGCAGGAACAGCAGGATACTGACAATGCCGCCGCCCACCACCAGCAGATAGCGCAATGCTTGACTCACTACTCCGCCGTATACAAGAAGGTTTTTTTATTCGAAGCCAGGCGCCAGTCGCTGTTATTGAAGGCATTGACCTGTATCGGCTTGGGCAGGTAGTCGCGGTCCATGCCCATGCGCAGGGTCACGTTATACGTCTGCCCCACTTTCAGCGCGCCGCGCGGCGCCACCAGCCAGCGGCTGGGCCGGCGGATCAGGAACAGCGCATCGTCCAGGGTGGCAAAGCTTTGCTGCAAGCCGCCGCCCGACACATGGTACTGGCGCGTCAGCACGTTGTACGACAGCCGGCTGGTCTGGCGCGCAACGATGGCCTTTTCATCGAACCAGTACCAGCGGGGCCGCGTCAGTTCGATTTCCGTCGTGAAAAACAGCGGCACACCGTGCTGCACGGCGTCATCGAGGTCGTGATTGAGTTCAAAGGAATAGGTGGCGGCCAGCTTGTAGCCTTCTTCGCTCGACTCGATGTAGGCACGCGTGATCTCGACCATATCGGCGGCCTGCGCGCGCGGCATGGTACACGCCAGCATCAGCAGCAGGGCCAGGAGTCGGAAGAGTCGTGTTGTCACAAGTGTGCCGGTGTAGTCCGTAGGAAAAGATTCGACGTATCGCTCAAGCCGCATTTTTTTGGAACAGCGCATAGAACAAACCGTCATGGTCCTGCTCCGCGCTGCCAGTCGGCAACAGCTGACCAGGAGCTGTCAACCGGGTCGCATTATTACGCACCGCAAATGCCGCCGCCTGTGCCTCGGACTCTTGCGGCCACAGTGAACAAGTCACGAACAGCAATTTACCATCGGGGCGCAGCATCTGCCACAGGTTGTCCAGAATTTTGGACGAAAGTGTTGCAAGTTGGAACGCATCGCCCTTGCGGCGCAACCAGCGGATGTCCGGATGGCGGCGCACGATGCCCGAGGCCGTGCACGGCACGTCGGCCAGGATGCGGTCGTACTGCTGGCCATCCCACCACGCGCTCGATTGCGCATCCTGCGCCTTCAAGGTCGCGTCCAGGCCCAGGCGCTCGAGGTTTTCCGCGATGCGCGGCAGGCGTTTGGCATCGGCATCGATAGCCGTGACGTGCACATCGGCCAACTCGAGGATGTGGCAAGTCTTGCCGCCAGGCGCCGCGCAGGCGTCCAGCACGCGCATGCCGTCCTGCAAGTCCAGCAGCGGCGCGGCCAATTGCGCGCCGGCATCCTGAACGGAAACGACACCCTGTTCGAAGCCGGGAATCAGGGCCACGCCGATCGGCTTGTCCAGGCGCACGGCAAACGGCCCCACCTGGCGCGCGGCGATGCCAGCGTCCGCCAGCACGGCCAGGTACGCTTCCACCGTGCTCTTGCGGCGATTCACGCGCAAGGTCAGTGGCGGTACGGCATTGCCCGCCGTCAAAATGGCTTGCCAGTCGCGGGGATAGGCCAGGCGCAGCGAATCGATCCACCACTGCGGATAATTCCATTGCGCCAAGGGTTGCTGCAGGGCCGCTTCCAGCAAGGACTTGCGCTCGCGCAAGAAACGGCGCAAGACGGCGTTCACCATGCCCTTGGCATGCGCCAGGTCAGGGTGCGACGTGGCCACCGTGACAGCCTGGTCCACAACGGTAAACTCTTCGTACGGCTGCTCGCCCGGCTCGGCGGACATCAGGGACAGCGCGCAGCACAGCAGCGCGGCCAGCATCGGCGGCTCGGGCGCCTTCGACGTCATCAGGCCGACCAGGGTTTCGCTACGGCCCAGCTGGCGCATGGTACGGTAGGAAATATCCTGGATGGCGCCGCGCGCTTGCGGGCTGGCGTTCGATTGCGCAAACACCTTGGCCAGCGCCTGCGGCAGGGCCGTGCCCGTGCGCACTTGCGCCACGGCATTGGCAGCGCCCAGCAGGCAAAACGCCAGCGAGTCGGCGCGCAAATCGGGTTGGAAGCCAGGCTGCAAGACCGGTTTCAAGTCGGGATGGTAGCTGGGACGCAATTTCGGCGCGGCAGGTGCGGCAAACTGGCCTGGCGCCGGCTTGGTTTTCAATTTCAGCGTGGGGCGCTTGTTCATAAATTATCCGGTGTGGCTGCGCGCGGCTGGCGGCATGGGGCAGATTCGCGGCCGCGCGTCATCAATAAAGGGTCGATTGTAGCGTTTGTGGCGGCCTCTGGACCAAGCGATTGCAGTGATACGGGTAAATTGCGGCAAAAAACTGCATATATACAAGCGGAATGCGCCATGCTGATGTTTTCGTGCACCAGCACGGGCGTGCCTTCCTGATAATATCGTGAAATGCCCCCGCATGGGTGCGCCGCTGGCAAGCGTATTGTTCCCGGCGGCAAACCAGTATAATTAACGCAGTCTGGGCGGCTGTCACCACTTGCCGTCCGTTTTGCTTTTTGATTCATTCTATTCATTCTTAACGCGGTTCCACCGCCATCCTGCTCATGCTCGCCCAACAGAAACAAGAAATCATCGCCCTGTTCCAGGCCGCCCTCGCTCCCGTCCTGGCCGGCACTTCGCTGACGCCATCCGTGGTGCTCGAGCGACCACGCGATGCATCGCATGGCGACGTCGCCTGCAATATCGCCATGCAACTGGCCAAGCAGCTGAAACAGAATCCGCGCGAACTGGCGCAAACCATCGTCACCGCCGTGCTGGCCAATCCGGCCGGCAAGGGCCTGGTCGAAGCGGTGGAAATCGCCGGCCCCGGCTTCATCAACGTGCGTGTGTCCGCCGCCGCGAAACAGGCCGTGGTGAAAACCATCCTCGGCGAAGGCGCCGATTACGGGCGCAGCACGGCAGGCGCCGGCAAGCAGGTCATCCTGGAATTCGTCTCGGCCAATCCGACCGGCCCGCTGCACGTGGGCCATGGCCGCCAGGCGGCCCTGGGCGACGCCCTGTCCTCGCTGTTCGACGCGCAAGGTTTCAAGGTCACGCGCGAGTTCTACTATAACGACGCGGGCGTGCAGATCCAGACCCTGGCCAATTCCGTGCAGGCGCGCGCGCGCGGCTTCAAGCCCGGCGATGCCGAATGGCCCGAGTCGGCCTATAACGGCGACTACATCGCCGATATCGCCAACGATTTCAAGGCCGGCAAGACTGTCTCGGCCAGCGATGGCCAGCCTGCCACGGCCAACGGCAACGTGGACGACATCGATTCGATCCGCCCGTTTGCCGTCACCTACCTGCGCAACGAGCAGGACATCGACTTGCAGGCGTTTGGCGTGAAGTTCGACAATTACTACCTCGAGTCGTCGCTGTACGCCGACGGCAAGGTCAACAGCGCCGTGGAAACGCTGATCAAGGCGGGCCACACCTATGAGCAGGATGGCGCGCTGTGGCTGCGCACCACCGACTTCGGCGACGACAAGGACCGCGTCATGCGCAAGACGGACGGCACCTACACGTATTTCGTGCCGGACGTGGCGTATCACCTGGTGAAATGGCAGCGCGGCTTCGTACAGGCGATCAACATCCAGGGCAGCGACCACCACGGCACCATCGCGCGCGTGCGCGCCGGCCTGCAGGCGGTCGACATGGGCATCCCGCAAGGCTACCCCGACTACGTGCTGCACAAGATGGTCACCGTCATGAAGGACGGCGAAGAAGTGAAGATCTCGAAGCGCGCTGGCTCCTACGTCACCGTGCGCGACCTGATCGAATGGTCGGGCGGCGGCGACATCGCCAAGGGCCGCGACGCCGTGCGCTTCTTCCTGATCTCGCGCAAGGCCGACACGGAATTCGTCTTCGACGTCGACGTGGCGCTGAAAACGACCGATGAAAACCCGGTCTATTACGTGCAGTACGCGCACGCGCGCATCTGCCGCATCCTGGAAAACTGGGGCGGCGATGAAAGCACGATCGCCGGTGTTGACTTGTCGCCACTGACGGCGCCGACCGAGGCGACCCTGCTGGCGACCCTGGCCGCCTATCCGGAAACGCTGGCGCGCGCGCAAGCCGAACTGGGCCCGCACCAGGTGGCCTTCTACCTGCGCGACCTGGCGGCCAACCTGCACAGCTTCTACTTTGCCGAAAAAGTGCTGGTCGAGGACGACGCCGTCAAGCTGGCCCGTCTGGCGCTGGTCATCGCCGCGCGCCAGGTGCTGCGCAATGGCCTGGCACTGATTGGCGTATCCGCGCCAAATAAAATGTAATCGCGAAGGTCAAACCGCAAATGAGTCACGCTTCCCGCTTTTCTTCCGCCCGGCGCCAGCAGGGCAATACCCTGGTCGGCATCATCATCGGCCTGGTCATCGGCCTGGGCATCGCCGTGGTGGTCGCCCTGGTGATCACCAAGGGGACCTCGCCATTCACCGACAAGTCGGGCAAGGCCGGCAAATCGGCCGAGCCGACGGCCGGCCAGATCGCCGACCCGAACAAGCCGATGTACGGCAACAAGGAAGCGGCCAAGGAAGCGGCGCGCGATTTTTCCAAGGAACCGCGCGAAATCAGCACGCCAACGCAGCCTGCCGCGCCGGCTCCCGCACCGGCGCCAGCGCAGCAGCCAAAGGCGCCGCCGCCTGACGCGCTGCAGGAACTGATCGGCACCCTGAAGGACAAGCCGGCGCCGAAAGCGCCAGCTGCCGCTCCTGCGCCGCAAGCCAAGGCCGACGTGAAAGCCGAGGCCAAGGCCGATGCGGCAGGCGACAAATGGATTTATTATCTGCAGGCCGGCGCCTTCCATGACATGGCGGACGCCGAAAGCACGCGCGGCAAACTGGCGCTGCTCGGTTTCGAGGCGGCCATCAGCGACCGCAGCACCGACGCCGGCGTGCTGCACCGCGTGCGCATCGGGCCATTCAACCAGCTTGAAGCCATGAACCGCGCACGCACCAAACTGTCCGAAAACGGCATCGATGTCGCCGTCGTCCGCAACCAAAAATAAGGAACCAGCATGCGTTTTCTGAAAAAATTCCTGTTCGCCGCCGCCCTGTGCACCGCCGCCGTGGGCGCATCCGCCTCGCCGGCCGATCCGAAGAATGGCGTCGAGTATGAAACCCTGCCGACGCCGCAGACGACGGACGCGGGCAAGAAGATCGAAGTGACGGAGTTTTTCGCGTATTACTGCCCGCATTGCAATGTGCTCGAACCGCAACTGGCCGCCTGGGTCAAGAAACAGGGCGACAACATCGTCTTCAAGCGCGTGCACGTCTCGCGCGATGACAGCGTGGCGCCGCAACAGCGCCTGTTCTTCACCCTGCAAGCCATGGGCCTGCTCGACAAGCTGCATGTCAAGGTGTTCCAGGCCATGCACGTGGAGCGCAACCGCCTCAACACCGACGAAGCCGTGTTCGACTTCGTCGCCAAGCAGGGCGTGGATCGCCAGAAGTTCATCGACACCTACCGCTCGATGGGTATCTCGGCCCGCGTGCGCCATGCGGACGCCATGATGCAGGCGTATAACGTGACGTTCTGGCCCATGATCGCCATCGATGGCCGCTACATCACCTCGCCGTCGCAAGCGGATCAAGGCAGCAAGTCGGCCAGGACCGAAGAGCAGCTGAACGCCCAGGCGTTGACCGTGATGGACGTGCTGGTCGCGAAAGCCAAAACGGAAAAGAAATAAGCATGGACACCTGCCTGGCGCGCCCGGACACCGCCGCGTGCATCGCCTGATGCACGGCGCGCCTTACAGCGTGTTCATCACGGGCGCGTCGAGCGGGCTGGGCGCCGCCCTGGCGCTGCAGTACGCGCGCCAGGGCGCCACGCTGGGCCTGCTGGCCCGCCGCGGCGACACCCTGCAGCAACTGATCGCCTCCCTGCCCCACCCTGAACGCCACCGCGCGTATGCCGTCGACGTGTGCGACCACGCCGCCCTGAAAAGCGCGGCCGCCGACTTCATCGGCTACGCCGGGCGCATCGACGCCGTCATCGCCAGTGCCGGCGTGTCGTTTGGCACCCTGACCGAACACGCGGAAGACCTCGACGCCTTCGCGCGCCTCATCGCCATCAACGTCACGGCCACCGTCGCCACCTTCGCGCCCTTCATCGCCGCCATGAAAAGCCAGGGCAGCGGGCGCCTGGTCGGCATCGGCAGCGTGGCCGGCATCCGCGGCCTGCCTGGCGCGGAAGCGTACAGCGCCTCGAAGGCGGCCGTCATCAGCTACTGCGAATCGCTGCGCCTGGAATTGAAACCTGCGGGCATCAAGGTCGTCACCATCACGCCCGGCTACATCGACACGCCGATGACGCGCCACAACGC is a window of Janthinobacterium sp. 1_2014MBL_MicDiv DNA encoding:
- a CDS encoding sensor histidine kinase, which translates into the protein MSQALRYLLVVGGGIVSILLFLLASASDNSGFFDRYYTWLLGLNAAVAVSLLALVGISLGRLYARYKSGKFGSKLMMRLVMLFAAVGILPGLVIFLVSVQFVSHSIESWFNVKIEAALESGLELGRAGLDAALVELDHRGHKAVEELGSDPVAGPAVLTSLLREEGMQNVMIVSGDGVLLASAGPHSAADLPTPAMLAQAALPAGYASAEGGLELHDDSMESGGGGIRAGPPAGVDAAAGLRLRVLVVVPGPSVSPRYLQLLQSVPPKLATNGEMLRAAYSEYKERFVARVGLRKMYMEILTLTLLLAIFGAIGSAFLIAGNLAQPLLLLAEGTRAVAEGDLSPRPIVASKDELGTLTQSFNIMTRQLLDARTAVESNRAALQNAKAHLESVLANMSAGVMVLDGDFKLVTCNESVERILQHSGASMVGQPLANVAGMEEFGAAIISAFTAQSAQSASGRNQQRLHWQRQIEIPRRVGSSADEHDIALLARGSRLPLESGSGYIVVFDDISDVISAQRSIAWGEVARRLAHEIKNPLTPIQLSAERLQMKLEGKLEQPDADLLSRATTTIVKQVDAMKRMVDDFRDYARTPPAVLVPLRLNELIEEILNLYLRGDDGDIIHPLLAPNLPMVMGDPTQLRQVIHNLLQNAQDAMADLPPDSPHPRIDVRTEAIHYRSADGGVNIAVRLAITDNGPGFAPKILARAFEPYVTSKARGTGLGLAMVKKIIDEHGGRIDIENRVDGNGASVVILLLKLAPDTPAQEFLA
- a CDS encoding DUF4390 domain-containing protein, yielding MTTRLFRLLALLLMLACTMPRAQAADMVEITRAYIESSEEGYKLAATYSFELNHDLDDAVQHGVPLFFTTEIELTRPRWYWFDEKAIVARQTSRLSYNVLTRQYHVSGGGLQQSFATLDDALFLIRRPSRWLVAPRGALKVGQTYNVTLRMGMDRDYLPKPIQVNAFNNSDWRLASNKKTFLYTAE
- the rsmB gene encoding 16S rRNA (cytosine(967)-C(5))-methyltransferase RsmB; amino-acid sequence: MNKRPTLKLKTKPAPGQFAAPAAPKLRPSYHPDLKPVLQPGFQPDLRADSLAFCLLGAANAVAQVRTGTALPQALAKVFAQSNASPQARGAIQDISYRTMRQLGRSETLVGLMTSKAPEPPMLAALLCCALSLMSAEPGEQPYEEFTVVDQAVTVATSHPDLAHAKGMVNAVLRRFLRERKSLLEAALQQPLAQWNYPQWWIDSLRLAYPRDWQAILTAGNAVPPLTLRVNRRKSTVEAYLAVLADAGIAARQVGPFAVRLDKPIGVALIPGFEQGVVSVQDAGAQLAAPLLDLQDGMRVLDACAAPGGKTCHILELADVHVTAIDADAKRLPRIAENLERLGLDATLKAQDAQSSAWWDGQQYDRILADVPCTASGIVRRHPDIRWLRRKGDAFQLATLSSKILDNLWQMLRPDGKLLFVTCSLWPQESEAQAAAFAVRNNATRLTAPGQLLPTGSAEQDHDGLFYALFQKNAA
- the argS gene encoding arginine--tRNA ligase, coding for MLAQQKQEIIALFQAALAPVLAGTSLTPSVVLERPRDASHGDVACNIAMQLAKQLKQNPRELAQTIVTAVLANPAGKGLVEAVEIAGPGFINVRVSAAAKQAVVKTILGEGADYGRSTAGAGKQVILEFVSANPTGPLHVGHGRQAALGDALSSLFDAQGFKVTREFYYNDAGVQIQTLANSVQARARGFKPGDAEWPESAYNGDYIADIANDFKAGKTVSASDGQPATANGNVDDIDSIRPFAVTYLRNEQDIDLQAFGVKFDNYYLESSLYADGKVNSAVETLIKAGHTYEQDGALWLRTTDFGDDKDRVMRKTDGTYTYFVPDVAYHLVKWQRGFVQAINIQGSDHHGTIARVRAGLQAVDMGIPQGYPDYVLHKMVTVMKDGEEVKISKRAGSYVTVRDLIEWSGGGDIAKGRDAVRFFLISRKADTEFVFDVDVALKTTDENPVYYVQYAHARICRILENWGGDESTIAGVDLSPLTAPTEATLLATLAAYPETLARAQAELGPHQVAFYLRDLAANLHSFYFAEKVLVEDDAVKLARLALVIAARQVLRNGLALIGVSAPNKM
- a CDS encoding SPOR domain-containing protein — translated: MSHASRFSSARRQQGNTLVGIIIGLVIGLGIAVVVALVITKGTSPFTDKSGKAGKSAEPTAGQIADPNKPMYGNKEAAKEAARDFSKEPREISTPTQPAAPAPAPAPAQQPKAPPPDALQELIGTLKDKPAPKAPAAAPAPQAKADVKAEAKADAAGDKWIYYLQAGAFHDMADAESTRGKLALLGFEAAISDRSTDAGVLHRVRIGPFNQLEAMNRARTKLSENGIDVAVVRNQK
- a CDS encoding thiol:disulfide interchange protein DsbA/DsbL yields the protein MRFLKKFLFAAALCTAAVGASASPADPKNGVEYETLPTPQTTDAGKKIEVTEFFAYYCPHCNVLEPQLAAWVKKQGDNIVFKRVHVSRDDSVAPQQRLFFTLQAMGLLDKLHVKVFQAMHVERNRLNTDEAVFDFVAKQGVDRQKFIDTYRSMGISARVRHADAMMQAYNVTFWPMIAIDGRYITSPSQADQGSKSARTEEQLNAQALTVMDVLVAKAKTEKK
- a CDS encoding SDR family oxidoreductase, yielding MHGAPYSVFITGASSGLGAALALQYARQGATLGLLARRGDTLQQLIASLPHPERHRAYAVDVCDHAALKSAAADFIGYAGRIDAVIASAGVSFGTLTEHAEDLDAFARLIAINVTATVATFAPFIAAMKSQGSGRLVGIGSVAGIRGLPGAEAYSASKAAVISYCESLRLELKPAGIKVVTITPGYIDTPMTRHNAYRMPFLMPAGRFAARAARAIADGDSYRVIPWQMGVVAKLLRALPNAVYDLAFANAPHKARSKPSGDSL